One Janthinobacterium sp. TB1-E2 genomic region harbors:
- a CDS encoding S1C family serine protease yields the protein MKTRPCFTLMGRAFLALALSFCPLMTVRALAAETAASASASALENSVVKVFSTLRGPDPYKPWSKAAPQEVTGSGVVIEGRRILTNAHVVGYASQVQIQANGAGDKIPATVLAISRGMDLALLKIDDDSFFASHKAVPRANVLPDVRDAVLAYGYPTGGTSLSITKGIVSRIEFVRYNFPVSGLRIQIDAAINPGNSGGPVIAGDKMIGLAFAGMLNAQNIGYIIPNEEIELFLRDQESGAPKGKPAMRDVTQTLENPALRTYLKLAKGVEGAVVMTPASKDAAYPLKEWDVITHIGDFPIDNQGMVKLNANSRVRFQYRVQQLAKDGELPLTVVRQGAPLKIKVPVSAAHPMLIAGLQGNYPSYFIFGPMVFSRATTEFMAAPNGNPAILGGMAFAGNPLATRRGDAPDSEREELVVIAAPFFPHKLMNGYSTRFFSVVDSVNGVRVRSLAHLVALLRDQTDDLLTFRFQQRDAEMVVVPRKDMLAATESILTDNGIRSEASPDMLKIWNEKTPAN from the coding sequence ATGAAAACTCGTCCGTGCTTCACCCTGATGGGCCGCGCCTTCCTGGCGCTGGCCCTTTCTTTTTGCCCCTTGATGACGGTGCGTGCGCTTGCCGCCGAGACGGCCGCCAGCGCCAGCGCTTCCGCCCTGGAAAACTCCGTCGTCAAGGTGTTTTCCACCCTGCGCGGGCCTGATCCGTACAAGCCGTGGAGCAAGGCCGCGCCGCAAGAGGTGACGGGCTCCGGCGTCGTCATCGAAGGCCGCCGCATCCTCACCAATGCGCACGTGGTCGGCTATGCCAGCCAGGTGCAGATCCAGGCCAACGGTGCCGGCGACAAGATCCCGGCGACCGTGCTGGCCATCTCGCGCGGCATGGACCTGGCCTTGCTGAAAATCGACGACGACAGTTTTTTCGCCAGCCACAAAGCCGTGCCGCGCGCCAATGTCTTGCCAGACGTGCGCGATGCCGTGCTCGCGTACGGTTATCCGACGGGCGGCACGTCGCTGTCGATCACCAAGGGCATCGTCTCGCGCATCGAATTCGTGCGCTACAACTTCCCCGTCTCCGGCCTGCGCATCCAGATCGATGCGGCCATCAATCCGGGCAATAGCGGCGGCCCCGTGATCGCTGGCGACAAGATGATCGGCCTGGCCTTTGCCGGCATGCTCAATGCGCAAAACATTGGCTACATCATCCCCAACGAGGAAATCGAGCTGTTCCTGCGCGACCAGGAAAGTGGCGCGCCCAAGGGCAAGCCGGCCATGCGCGACGTGACGCAAACGCTGGAAAACCCCGCGTTGCGCACCTATCTGAAGCTGGCCAAGGGTGTCGAGGGCGCTGTCGTGATGACGCCGGCCAGCAAGGATGCGGCCTACCCGCTCAAGGAGTGGGATGTCATCACGCATATTGGCGATTTTCCCATCGACAACCAGGGCATGGTCAAGCTGAATGCCAACAGCCGCGTGCGCTTCCAGTACCGGGTGCAGCAGCTGGCGAAAGACGGCGAACTGCCGCTGACGGTGGTGCGCCAGGGAGCACCCCTGAAAATCAAGGTACCCGTCTCGGCCGCGCATCCGATGCTGATCGCCGGTCTGCAGGGCAATTACCCGTCTTATTTCATCTTTGGCCCGATGGTGTTTTCGCGCGCCACCACGGAATTCATGGCGGCGCCGAATGGCAACCCGGCGATCCTGGGCGGCATGGCGTTTGCCGGCAATCCGCTGGCCACGCGGCGCGGCGATGCGCCCGATAGCGAGCGCGAAGAGCTGGTGGTGATCGCCGCGCCATTCTTCCCGCACAAGCTGATGAATGGCTACAGTACCCGTTTCTTCTCGGTCGTCGATTCCGTCAATGGCGTGCGCGTGCGCAGCCTGGCGCACCTGGTGGCCTTGCTGCGCGACCAGACCGATGACTTGCTGACGTTCCGCTTCCAGCAGCGCGATGCGGAAATGGTCGTCGTGCCCCGCAAGGACATGCTGGCAGCGACGGAATCGATACTGACGGACAACGGCATCCGCTCGGAAGCGTCGCCCGACATGTTGAAAATATGGAATGAAAAAACGCCGGCGAACTGA
- a CDS encoding carboxymuconolactone decarboxylase family protein, whose protein sequence is MAGSDIDRLPALPLDQLDQQQRTAAQAIIDGPRGALYGPFVPLIRSPELMETAQRMGEYLRYRSAIGTRLSELAILVTARQWDQQVEWAIHAPLAVQNGIAQAAVDAIAERRVPLALKDDEQAVHDFCIELQQNKRISDATYARALALFGEHGVVDLMGINGYYTFLAMVMNGAQTAVPALGVPPMPA, encoded by the coding sequence ATGGCCGGTAGTGATATCGACCGTTTGCCCGCGTTGCCGCTGGACCAGCTGGACCAGCAGCAGCGCACGGCCGCGCAAGCCATCATCGACGGCCCGCGCGGGGCGCTGTACGGCCCCTTCGTGCCGCTGATCCGCAGCCCCGAGCTGATGGAAACGGCGCAGCGCATGGGTGAATACCTGCGCTACCGCAGCGCGATCGGCACGCGCCTGTCGGAACTGGCGATCCTGGTGACGGCGCGCCAGTGGGACCAGCAAGTCGAGTGGGCTATCCACGCGCCGCTGGCCGTGCAGAACGGCATCGCGCAAGCGGCCGTGGACGCCATTGCTGAACGGCGCGTACCGCTTGCCCTGAAAGACGATGAGCAAGCCGTGCACGACTTTTGCATCGAGTTGCAGCAGAACAAGCGGATCAGCGACGCCACGTATGCGCGGGCGCTGGCCCTGTTCGGCGAGCACGGCGTGGTCGACTTGATGGGCATCAATGGCTACTACACCTTCCTGGCCATGGTGATGAATGGGGCACAGACGGCCGTGCCGGCATTGGGCGTGCCGCCCATGCCCGCCTGA
- a CDS encoding fumarylacetoacetate hydrolase family protein, which yields MKLVRYGRPGKEKPGLIDEEGKLRDLSGVIADIDGAQLSDKALRKLAKLDEKTLPLVRGNPRFGVPLAKVGKFIGIGLNYADHAAESGMAIPAEPIVFMKAITCLNGPDDNVVLPKGSKKTDWEVELGVIIGTRAQYVSEEDALKYVAGYCVVNDISERSFQLERGGQWDKGKGCDTFGPVGPWLVTRDEVIDEQDLDLYLEVNGKRMQTGNTQTMIFTVAQIVSYLSQFMTLEPGDVIATGTPPGVGQGRKPQRFLKKGDSMRLGIAGLGEQQQDVVAWTA from the coding sequence ATGAAACTCGTTCGTTATGGACGTCCAGGCAAGGAAAAACCGGGCCTGATCGATGAAGAAGGCAAACTGCGCGACCTGTCCGGCGTGATTGCCGATATTGACGGCGCACAACTGTCCGACAAGGCCCTGCGCAAGCTGGCCAAGCTCGACGAAAAGACCTTGCCTTTGGTGCGCGGCAATCCACGCTTCGGCGTGCCGCTGGCGAAAGTCGGCAAGTTCATCGGCATCGGCCTCAATTATGCGGATCACGCAGCCGAATCCGGCATGGCTATTCCCGCCGAACCGATCGTGTTCATGAAGGCCATTACTTGCCTGAATGGCCCGGACGACAATGTCGTGCTGCCAAAAGGCTCGAAAAAGACGGACTGGGAAGTGGAATTGGGCGTGATCATCGGCACGCGCGCGCAATACGTGAGCGAAGAGGACGCCTTGAAATACGTGGCCGGCTATTGCGTCGTCAACGACATTTCCGAGCGTTCGTTCCAGCTGGAGCGGGGCGGCCAGTGGGATAAAGGCAAGGGCTGCGACACCTTCGGCCCTGTCGGCCCGTGGCTGGTGACGCGCGATGAAGTCATCGACGAGCAGGACCTGGACCTGTACCTGGAAGTCAACGGCAAGCGCATGCAGACCGGCAATACGCAAACCATGATTTTCACGGTGGCGCAGATCGTCAGCTATTTGTCGCAATTCATGACCCTGGAACCGGGCGACGTCATCGCCACGGGCACGCCGCCGGGCGTGGGCCAGGGCCGCAAGCCGCAGCGCTTCCTCAAAAAAGGCGACAGCATGCGCCTGGGTATCGCCGGCCTCGGTGAACAGCAGCAGGACGTGGTCGCCTGGACCGCCTGA
- a CDS encoding MFS transporter: MHAAVAPARSGVAVFCLVFLPFALGHYLSCLLRGVNAVLTAELLGAIALTPAQLGLLTSAFFLAFALVQLPIGMALDRYGPRTVQLWLLALAALGVWLFSRGHSFAELMWARALMGAGLGGCFMAAVKAVSCAIAPSRLPSVHGYLIAVGGLGAATATMPVKLALHYTDWRGVFLGLALAALAIALLIRLLSPALPAPAAAKSKVSIWSVYRDPGFRRTIALILLPHTVFFGMQGLWIGRWLADVGGLSDDNVAYLLYLGMAAVIFGAIGMGMLTEWAGRRAIEPMQVAAAGIVLFVAVQVAMACNVVPSLPLLSVLFTLLGTVTGLEYAIVAQSMPASLTGRAATCLNLLIFTGAFLVQAGFGLILGCWPLNSQQQYPPQAYQAAFGVLAALQLPGLAMFFIGRYRRAGPSGKMAACTAAMINSKEDYETRSLWTSRQGKTGPDR; the protein is encoded by the coding sequence ATGCACGCGGCCGTTGCGCCTGCCCGCTCCGGCGTGGCCGTGTTTTGCCTGGTATTCCTGCCGTTCGCGCTCGGGCATTACCTGTCGTGTCTGCTGCGCGGCGTCAATGCCGTGCTGACGGCCGAGTTGTTGGGCGCCATCGCCCTGACACCAGCCCAGCTGGGCCTGCTTACCAGCGCCTTTTTTCTGGCTTTTGCGCTGGTGCAATTGCCGATCGGCATGGCGCTCGACCGCTACGGTCCCCGCACGGTGCAACTGTGGCTGCTGGCGCTGGCGGCCCTGGGCGTGTGGCTGTTCAGCCGGGGTCACAGCTTTGCCGAGCTGATGTGGGCGCGTGCCTTGATGGGCGCGGGCTTGGGCGGCTGTTTCATGGCCGCCGTGAAAGCGGTCTCGTGCGCCATCGCCCCATCGCGCCTGCCGTCCGTGCACGGCTATCTGATCGCCGTGGGCGGCCTCGGTGCGGCCACGGCCACCATGCCCGTCAAGCTGGCCCTGCACTACACGGATTGGCGCGGCGTGTTCCTGGGCCTGGCGCTGGCGGCGCTGGCCATAGCCTTGCTGATCCGCCTGCTGTCGCCGGCCCTGCCTGCGCCTGCCGCGGCCAAGAGCAAGGTCAGTATCTGGAGCGTGTACCGCGATCCCGGCTTTCGCCGCACCATCGCGCTGATCCTGCTGCCGCACACGGTGTTCTTTGGCATGCAAGGCTTGTGGATAGGCCGCTGGCTGGCCGACGTGGGCGGCTTGTCTGACGACAACGTCGCGTATTTGTTGTACCTGGGCATGGCGGCCGTCATCTTCGGCGCCATCGGCATGGGCATGCTCACGGAATGGGCCGGGCGGCGCGCGATTGAACCGATGCAAGTGGCGGCCGCCGGCATCGTCCTGTTTGTCGCCGTGCAAGTGGCGATGGCCTGCAATGTGGTGCCCAGCCTGCCTTTGCTGTCCGTGCTGTTTACCTTGCTGGGCACGGTGACGGGCCTTGAGTATGCGATCGTCGCGCAAAGCATGCCGGCCAGCCTGACGGGCAGGGCGGCCACGTGCCTCAATTTGCTCATTTTCACGGGCGCCTTCCTGGTGCAGGCGGGCTTTGGCCTGATCCTCGGCTGCTGGCCCCTGAACAGCCAGCAGCAGTATCCGCCGCAGGCCTACCAGGCGGCGTTTGGTGTGCTGGCGGCCTTGCAACTGCCGGGACTTGCGATGTTTTTCATTGGCCGCTACAGGCGTGCCGGGCCATCCGGTAAAATGGCAGCCTGCACAGCGGCAATGATCAACTCCAAGGAAGACTATGAAACTCGTTCGTTATGGACGTCCAGGCAAGGAAAAACCGGGCCTGATCGATGA
- a CDS encoding lysine 2,3-aminomutase has translation MSALITEPFSPKFKPYTRQTIQQARQWEWLPEEQREAVQVVSHVLPFRTNEYVLDQLIDWNNIPDDPIYRLVFPHRDMLPPGQYAHLRDLVLARRDKAAIDAYVHGLRLGMNPHPAGQMTHNVPRVNDAPVRGLQHKYAQTVLFFPSAGQTCHAYCTFCFRWPQFVGMDDMKFDARESHELVAYLKLHPEVTDVLITGGDPMIMNTRQLAAYLEPLLAPGLEHIQNIRIGTKAVAYWPQRFVSDRDADDLMRLFERIVKAGKNLAVMGHYSHAVELRQNIAQQAVKRIVSTGATLRMQGPLIRHINEDPASWAELWQTGTRLGAIPYYMFVERDTGPRGYFELPLAKAHEIFQAAYQMVSGLSRTVRGPSMSAFPGKVVIDGIVTINGEKLFALQFLQARNPDWVRRPFYAKFDAEATWLDHLKPAFGHDKFFFEMDEPVPQLPHKIIRLAQAA, from the coding sequence GTGTCCGCACTCATTACCGAGCCGTTTTCACCCAAGTTCAAGCCGTATACGCGGCAAACCATTCAACAGGCGCGGCAGTGGGAATGGCTGCCGGAAGAGCAGCGCGAAGCCGTGCAAGTGGTGTCGCACGTCTTGCCGTTTCGCACCAATGAATATGTGCTTGATCAACTGATCGACTGGAACAACATCCCTGACGACCCCATCTACCGTCTCGTCTTTCCCCACCGCGACATGCTGCCACCCGGGCAGTACGCGCACCTGCGCGACCTGGTGCTGGCGCGGCGCGACAAGGCGGCCATTGATGCCTATGTGCATGGTTTGCGCCTGGGCATGAATCCTCATCCTGCTGGGCAGATGACGCATAACGTGCCCCGGGTCAACGACGCGCCCGTGCGCGGCCTGCAGCATAAATATGCGCAAACGGTGCTGTTCTTCCCCAGCGCAGGCCAGACCTGCCACGCGTATTGCACTTTCTGCTTCCGCTGGCCCCAGTTCGTCGGCATGGACGACATGAAGTTCGATGCGCGCGAGTCGCATGAGCTGGTTGCTTACCTGAAACTGCATCCGGAAGTGACGGACGTGCTGATCACGGGCGGCGACCCGATGATCATGAACACGCGGCAACTGGCCGCCTACCTGGAGCCGCTGCTGGCGCCGGGCCTGGAACACATCCAGAACATTCGCATCGGCACCAAGGCGGTGGCGTATTGGCCGCAGCGCTTCGTGTCCGACCGCGATGCGGATGATCTGATGCGCCTGTTCGAGCGCATCGTCAAGGCGGGCAAGAACCTGGCCGTGATGGGCCATTACAGCCATGCCGTCGAGTTGCGCCAGAACATTGCCCAGCAAGCCGTAAAACGCATCGTCTCCACGGGCGCCACCTTGCGCATGCAGGGGCCGCTGATCCGTCACATCAATGAAGACCCGGCAAGCTGGGCCGAGCTGTGGCAGACGGGCACGCGCCTGGGGGCGATTCCCTATTACATGTTTGTCGAACGGGACACGGGTCCGCGCGGCTATTTCGAGTTGCCCTTGGCAAAGGCGCACGAGATTTTCCAGGCCGCCTACCAGATGGTGTCGGGCCTGTCGCGCACGGTGCGCGGACCGTCCATGAGTGCCTTCCCCGGCAAGGTCGTCATCGACGGCATCGTCACCATCAATGGCGAAAAACTGTTTGCCCTGCAATTTTTGCAGGCACGTAACCCGGACTGGGTGCGCCGGCCGTTTTATGCCAAGTTCGACGCGGAAGCGACGTGGCTGGACCATTTGAAACCCGCATTTGGCCACGACAAGTTTTTCTTTGAAATGGATGAGCCCGTGCCGCAGTTGCCGCATAAAATCATCCGCCTGGCACAGGCCGCCTGA
- a CDS encoding cache domain-containing protein codes for MKRLFTGSLLCLAFAGGSVSAAVEPTEKDAIAMAERGAAFMKAHSKEEMMKKITAKDPDFVQGSLYVDMRDIKTGIVLAHPINPSIVGKDLTDVPDANGKKYRREIIELAQKQGKGWVDYQYKNPVSGKIEPKTTYILRVNDVVLEAGIYKK; via the coding sequence ATGAAACGCTTATTCACGGGCAGCCTGCTGTGCCTGGCATTTGCCGGCGGCAGCGTCAGTGCCGCGGTCGAACCAACGGAAAAAGATGCGATCGCCATGGCCGAACGGGGCGCCGCCTTCATGAAGGCGCATAGCAAGGAAGAAATGATGAAGAAAATCACGGCGAAAGACCCGGACTTCGTGCAGGGCTCGCTGTATGTGGACATGCGCGACATCAAGACGGGCATCGTGCTGGCCCACCCCATCAATCCTTCCATCGTGGGCAAGGATTTGACGGATGTGCCCGATGCGAACGGCAAGAAATATCGCCGTGAAATCATTGAACTGGCACAAAAACAGGGCAAGGGCTGGGTCGATTACCAGTACAAGAATCCCGTCAGCGGCAAGATCGAGCCGAAGACCACCTACATTCTGCGCGTCAACGATGTGGTACTGGAAGCGGGCATCTACAAAAAATAA
- a CDS encoding methyl-accepting chemotaxis protein, with amino-acid sequence MLNQLRIGPKLLLAPTLVLLLLILSSSGAWYGMVRQNASLENMVRVRITHLKAAADVLGEARQVHGNMYQLLSWTNGSFAKARLDTLEQQIKARHAAIGTQLATLRTTATGAERTLVDAAITALAGYRKAVLETMEMAQMDQSIATNSMLKAETQFVQFNTQLAQLSALETSLSSEAHATASAEFRSLGWSLLLTVLLSILVSIVVTMLVRRAMLLEIRGISDAVQDLAAGKLTAGAPKQGNDEIAATSRVLDQTIAHLNQTLRTIMNAVQSIDTASREIATGNLDLSARTEMQASSLEETSSAMEALTQAVNDNADNAQLACELAGQASTLAVQGGASMQQAVTTMATIRANSRQIVDIIGVIDGISFQTNILALNAAVEAARAGEQGRGFAVVASEVRTLAQRSAQAAKEIKTLIATSVTTIDGGSVAVQQAGDNMGAIVASVQQVNEIIQRVKEASAEQASGITEVNQAVTQMDDVTQQNAALVEQAAAAAASLQDQAVKLSAAVAVFTLDPLAPAQPASPDEEAFRHPASTQQERRALHSPLRGMPGLHGANTTPQRRRS; translated from the coding sequence ATGCTCAATCAATTACGCATCGGACCAAAATTATTGCTGGCGCCCACCCTGGTCTTGCTGCTGCTGATACTCAGCTCGAGCGGCGCCTGGTATGGCATGGTGCGGCAAAATGCCTCGCTGGAAAACATGGTGCGGGTACGCATCACGCATTTGAAGGCGGCCGCCGACGTACTAGGAGAGGCCAGGCAAGTACACGGCAATATGTACCAGTTGCTGTCGTGGACGAATGGCAGCTTCGCCAAGGCCCGCCTCGATACGCTGGAGCAACAGATCAAGGCGCGCCATGCAGCCATCGGCACCCAGCTGGCCACGCTGCGCACCACAGCCACGGGTGCCGAGCGCACCTTGGTCGATGCGGCCATCACGGCGCTGGCCGGCTATCGCAAGGCTGTGCTGGAAACCATGGAAATGGCGCAGATGGACCAGTCGATCGCCACCAATTCCATGCTCAAGGCGGAAACCCAATTCGTCCAGTTCAATACGCAGCTGGCGCAACTGTCGGCCCTGGAAACAAGCCTCAGCAGCGAAGCCCATGCGACGGCCAGCGCCGAGTTCCGCAGCCTGGGCTGGAGCTTGCTGCTGACGGTGCTGCTGTCGATCCTCGTTTCCATCGTCGTGACCATGCTGGTGCGGCGCGCCATGCTGCTGGAAATCCGCGGCATTTCCGACGCCGTGCAAGACCTGGCTGCGGGCAAGCTGACGGCCGGCGCGCCCAAGCAGGGCAATGACGAAATCGCCGCCACGTCGCGCGTGCTGGACCAGACCATCGCCCACCTGAACCAGACCTTGCGCACCATCATGAACGCCGTGCAATCGATCGACACAGCCTCGCGCGAAATTGCCACCGGCAATCTGGACTTATCGGCGCGCACGGAAATGCAGGCCAGTTCGCTGGAAGAAACGTCGAGCGCCATGGAAGCGCTGACGCAAGCCGTCAATGACAATGCCGACAACGCCCAGCTGGCCTGCGAGCTGGCGGGGCAAGCATCGACCCTGGCCGTGCAAGGAGGTGCGTCGATGCAGCAAGCGGTGACGACGATGGCGACAATACGCGCCAATTCGCGTCAGATCGTGGATATTATCGGCGTGATCGACGGCATCTCCTTCCAGACCAATATCCTCGCGCTGAACGCGGCCGTGGAAGCGGCGCGCGCGGGCGAACAGGGCCGCGGCTTTGCCGTCGTGGCGTCCGAAGTGCGCACCCTGGCGCAGCGCTCGGCCCAGGCGGCCAAAGAAATCAAGACCCTGATCGCCACCTCGGTCACCACCATCGACGGCGGCAGCGTGGCCGTGCAGCAAGCGGGCGACAACATGGGCGCCATCGTGGCCTCGGTGCAGCAAGTCAATGAAATCATCCAGCGCGTGAAAGAGGCCAGTGCGGAGCAGGCGTCGGGCATCACGGAAGTGAATCAGGCTGTCACGCAAATGGATGACGTCACCCAGCAAAATGCGGCCCTCGTGGAACAGGCGGCGGCAGCGGCGGCCAGTTTGCAGGACCAGGCCGTCAAATTGTCGGCGGCCGTGGCTGTGTTCACCCTCGACCCGCTGGCGCCCGCGCAGCCCGCCTCGCCGGACGAGGAAGCGTTCCGGCATCCAGCCAGTACGCAGCAGGAGCGGCGCGCACTGCATAGCCCGCTACGCGGCATGCCCGGCTTGCACGGCGCAAACACGACGCCACAGCGCCGGCGCAGCTAG
- a CDS encoding DNA-3-methyladenine glycosylase: MKKILAGIDFADDSSSVARQLIGVTVLVDGVGGRIVETEAYDRLDPASHTYGGMTPRNAAMFGPPAHAYVYRSYGIHWCLNFVCREAGHGAGVLIRAIEPLVGLDVMRERRGVEDARLLCSGPGKVCQALGVTHMHNRLALDAPPFTLLAREEEVTVHAGPRIGISKAMETPWRFVLAGSPHLSKPMRAPAS; this comes from the coding sequence ATGAAAAAAATCCTCGCGGGTATCGATTTTGCGGACGATTCCAGCAGCGTGGCGCGCCAGCTGATCGGCGTGACCGTGCTGGTCGACGGCGTGGGCGGGCGCATCGTGGAAACGGAAGCGTATGACCGGCTGGACCCGGCCTCGCACACGTATGGCGGCATGACGCCGCGCAATGCGGCCATGTTCGGCCCGCCCGCGCACGCCTATGTCTACCGCTCGTACGGCATCCACTGGTGCCTGAACTTTGTGTGCCGCGAAGCGGGCCATGGCGCGGGCGTGCTGATCCGCGCCATCGAGCCGCTCGTGGGACTCGACGTCATGCGCGAGCGGCGCGGCGTCGAGGATGCGCGGCTGCTGTGCTCGGGGCCGGGCAAGGTGTGCCAGGCGCTCGGTGTCACGCATATGCATAACCGGCTGGCGCTCGATGCGCCGCCATTCACCCTGCTGGCGCGCGAGGAAGAGGTGACGGTACACGCTGGCCCGCGCATCGGCATTTCCAAGGCGATGGAGACGCCGTGGCGTTTCGTGCTGGCCGGTTCGCCTCACTTGAGCAAACCGATGCGCGCGCCGGCCAGCTAG
- a CDS encoding HDOD domain-containing protein has product MMRAAAQKQVVQEDPVDALMRSIRIPPRPSLLVDLQRELAEQDPSPRRIARIIADDVGMSGALLKLANSPFYGAARKAKSVEQGINFLGINQCSAMMTGLLARQALEAEGVELTNFWDVSAKRARALVFTSRKLRIAPPDIAHTFGLFCDIGVPLLMNRFPDYVNTYAAAANDAHNCFTALEDARHQTNHAAIGCLLARNWGLSSDVSWAILHHHDYTVLADPSTDDAIRSLVALSLLAEKGIQRYHGNSTSLEWDKGGELACQHLGLSQEEAADLLDELHEMFDTDH; this is encoded by the coding sequence ATGATGAGAGCGGCAGCGCAAAAGCAGGTAGTGCAGGAAGATCCGGTTGACGCCCTGATGCGTTCCATCCGTATCCCGCCGCGTCCCAGCCTGCTGGTCGACTTGCAGCGCGAACTGGCGGAACAAGACCCGTCGCCGCGCCGCATCGCGCGCATCATCGCCGATGACGTCGGCATGTCCGGCGCCCTGCTGAAATTGGCCAACTCGCCATTCTATGGCGCCGCGCGCAAGGCCAAGTCCGTCGAGCAAGGCATCAACTTTCTTGGGATCAACCAGTGCAGCGCCATGATGACGGGCTTGCTGGCACGCCAGGCGCTGGAAGCGGAAGGCGTGGAACTGACCAACTTCTGGGATGTGTCGGCCAAGCGCGCGCGCGCCCTGGTATTTACTTCGCGCAAGCTGCGCATCGCCCCGCCCGACATCGCCCACACCTTCGGCCTGTTCTGCGACATCGGCGTGCCCCTGCTGATGAACCGCTTCCCCGACTACGTCAACACGTACGCGGCGGCGGCCAACGATGCGCACAATTGCTTTACAGCACTAGAAGACGCGCGCCACCAGACCAACCACGCGGCCATCGGCTGCCTGCTGGCGCGCAACTGGGGCCTGTCCTCCGACGTCTCCTGGGCAATTTTGCACCACCACGACTACACGGTGCTGGCCGACCCGTCCACGGACGACGCCATCCGCTCGCTCGTCGCCCTGTCGCTGCTGGCCGAAAAGGGCATTCAGCGCTACCATGGCAACAGTACCTCGCTCGAGTGGGACAAGGGCGGCGAACTTGCCTGCCAGCATCTCGGCCTGTCGCAGGAAGAAGCCGCCGACCTGCTCGACGAATTGCACGAGATGTTCGATACCGACCATTGA
- a CDS encoding DNA-deoxyinosine glycosylase produces MNSPVILPEQAADARKRCFDPVVDANTRLLILGSLPGEKSLAHSQYYAHPQNRFWMLLGEVLGVDLKSQPYEERLATLLAHGVGLWDVVAQAQRAGSLDSNIRARDDNDLVALAASLPQLRTIAFNGGTAAKLGIKVLGEHAQRYRIVSLPSSSPAYTLAYGAKLLQWKTLQPL; encoded by the coding sequence TTGAATAGCCCAGTTATCCTGCCAGAGCAAGCCGCAGATGCGCGCAAGCGCTGCTTCGATCCCGTCGTCGACGCCAACACGCGCTTGCTGATACTGGGCAGCCTGCCCGGCGAAAAATCGCTGGCGCACAGCCAGTACTATGCGCATCCGCAAAACAGGTTCTGGATGCTGCTGGGCGAGGTGCTGGGCGTGGATTTGAAAAGCCAGCCCTATGAGGAACGTCTGGCGACCTTGCTGGCGCACGGCGTGGGCTTGTGGGACGTGGTGGCGCAGGCGCAGCGTGCGGGCAGCCTGGACAGCAATATCCGTGCGCGCGACGATAACGACCTCGTGGCCCTGGCCGCCAGCCTGCCGCAGCTGCGGACGATCGCCTTCAACGGCGGCACGGCGGCAAAGCTGGGTATCAAGGTGCTGGGCGAACACGCGCAGCGCTACCGCATCGTCAGCTTGCCGTCGAGCAGCCCCGCCTACACCTTGGCATATGGCGCCAAGTTGCTGCAGTGGAAAACACTTCAGCCCTTGTAA
- a CDS encoding DUF962 domain-containing protein: MRTIDTLLAQYGESHRNHVNERVHIVCVPLIVFSLLGLLWSVHPSVALLGSILALYYYYKLSRPFAVGMLAMLAAMLGLLLLMPPLTILPVSLALFVLAWIGQFIGHQIEGKKPSFLDDLRFLLVGPLFVLGFLYRRLRLAY, from the coding sequence ATGCGCACCATCGACACCCTGCTGGCCCAGTATGGCGAAAGCCACCGCAACCACGTCAATGAACGGGTGCACATCGTGTGCGTGCCGCTGATCGTTTTCAGCTTGCTGGGGCTGCTGTGGAGCGTGCATCCCAGCGTGGCGCTGCTCGGCAGTATTCTGGCCTTATACTATTATTACAAGCTGTCGCGCCCGTTTGCGGTGGGCATGCTGGCGATGCTGGCTGCCATGCTGGGTCTGCTGTTGCTCATGCCACCGCTGACCATCCTGCCCGTGTCGCTGGCGCTGTTCGTGCTGGCCTGGATAGGCCAGTTCATCGGCCACCAGATCGAAGGCAAGAAACCGTCGTTCCTCGACGACTTGCGCTTTTTACTGGTGGGGCCGCTGTTTGTGCTGGGATTTTTGTACCGGCGCCTGCGGCTGGCGTATTGA